From a single Micromonospora carbonacea genomic region:
- a CDS encoding DUF4383 domain-containing protein gives MAHARARRNPADGRAPVRRAAATVGVVFLLVGLLGFVPGVTTDFGDLRFAGHGSGAKLFGVFQVSVLHNAVHLAFGLAGLALSRTWAGARTFLIGGGAVYLVLWLYGLVVDHGSGANFIPVNDADNWLHLLLGAGMIALGVLTTRDRRRR, from the coding sequence ATGGCCCACGCGCGGGCCCGACGCAACCCGGCCGACGGCCGGGCGCCGGTGCGGCGCGCCGCCGCGACCGTCGGCGTGGTCTTCCTCCTGGTCGGGCTGCTCGGCTTCGTCCCGGGGGTCACCACCGACTTCGGCGACCTGCGCTTCGCCGGGCACGGCTCCGGGGCGAAGCTGTTCGGGGTGTTCCAGGTCTCCGTCCTGCACAACGCCGTGCACCTGGCCTTCGGGCTGGCCGGCCTGGCGCTGTCGCGCACCTGGGCCGGGGCGCGGACGTTCCTGATCGGCGGCGGGGCGGTCTACCTCGTGCTGTGGCTCTACGGCCTGGTCGTCGACCACGGCAGCGGCGCCAACTTCATCCCCGTCAACGACGCCGACAACTGGCTGCACCTGCTCCTCGGCGCCGGCATGATCGCGCTGGGCGTGCTCACCACGCGTGACCGCCGACGCCGCTGA
- a CDS encoding glycosyltransferase, which translates to MSLTVLMNAGPWLSVPPPGYGGIENVIATLVPELRRLGVRVVLASVESSTLPVDEKIAVFGDGQFPALQRPYNQVCGISQAHLGGVVRALHARDDIDLVHDHVEAVGLATLAAMGPQGPPVLHTLHWDLAKHPDLYGNLDGGDRVRVNGVSAAQLARAPRALREHSVGHVHLSTPLAVDADRRPRPDKGDHLVILGRINPGKGQDVGARLARRVGVPLVLAGPVGPYHRPQDLAAAGDEARQNPDVRFFYDEVAPHVDGDLVRWVGTVAGRDRDDLLAGARAALFPLRWEEPGGTAVVESLALGTPVVATARGCLPELIEHGRTGLLTADEDELADLLLAASVLDGDECRREAATRFTPAVMARAYVGLYERVRQTATRPLQPA; encoded by the coding sequence ATGAGCCTCACCGTCCTGATGAACGCCGGCCCGTGGCTGTCCGTGCCGCCGCCCGGCTACGGCGGGATCGAGAACGTGATCGCCACCCTCGTGCCGGAGCTGCGCAGGTTGGGCGTGCGGGTGGTCCTCGCCTCCGTGGAGAGCAGCACCCTGCCCGTCGACGAGAAGATCGCGGTCTTCGGCGACGGCCAGTTCCCCGCGCTGCAACGGCCGTACAACCAGGTCTGCGGCATCTCCCAGGCGCACCTGGGCGGCGTGGTGCGCGCGCTGCACGCCCGCGACGACATCGACCTGGTGCACGACCATGTGGAGGCCGTCGGCCTGGCCACCCTCGCGGCCATGGGCCCGCAGGGCCCGCCGGTGCTGCACACCCTGCACTGGGACCTGGCCAAGCACCCCGACCTGTACGGCAACCTCGACGGCGGCGACCGGGTGCGGGTCAACGGGGTCTCCGCCGCACAGCTGGCCCGCGCGCCCCGGGCGCTGCGGGAGCACTCGGTCGGCCACGTGCACCTGTCCACCCCGCTCGCGGTCGACGCCGACCGGCGGCCCCGGCCGGACAAGGGCGACCACCTGGTCATCCTGGGCCGGATCAACCCGGGCAAGGGCCAGGACGTCGGCGCGCGGCTGGCGCGGCGGGTCGGCGTGCCGCTGGTGCTCGCCGGTCCGGTCGGGCCGTACCACCGGCCGCAGGACCTGGCCGCGGCGGGCGACGAGGCCCGGCAGAACCCGGACGTGCGGTTCTTCTACGACGAGGTGGCCCCGCACGTCGACGGCGACCTGGTCCGCTGGGTCGGCACGGTCGCCGGGCGGGACCGCGACGACCTGCTGGCCGGGGCCCGCGCCGCGCTGTTCCCGCTGCGCTGGGAGGAACCCGGCGGCACGGCCGTGGTCGAGTCCCTGGCGCTGGGCACCCCGGTCGTGGCGACGGCCCGCGGCTGCCTGCCGGAGCTGATCGAGCACGGCCGCACCGGGCTGCTCACCGCCGACGAGGACGAGCTGGCCGACCTGCTGCTGGCCGCGAGCGTGCTCGACGGCGACGAGTGCCGCCGGGAGGCGGCGACCCGGTTCACCCCGGCGGTGATGGCGCGCGCGTACGTCGGGCTGTACGAGAGGGTTCGGCAGACCGCGACCCGCCCCCTGCAACCCGCCTGA
- a CDS encoding glucosyl-3-phosphoglycerate synthase → MEAWATYRTSSAAEWTSRRLLRAKGDSRVSVVLPARNEEATVGAIVSTIREHLMDRVALVDELIVVDSRSTDRTAQVARAAGAEVVGQDEMTRGLPRLTGKGDALWAGLAAAEGDVVAFVDADLHEFRPHFVTGLIGPLLTDPTVDFVKGFYHRPLVGTASVEADGGGRVTELMARPLLNLFWPELAGFVQPLAGEYAGRRDVLERVPFVSGYGVETAMLIDLLDLLGLDALAQVDLGERRHRHQDTAALGRMSAQIMLTAWSRLQRRGWANPDAVPAALLTQFRRGGSDALPNLDREIVVSDVSVEERPPLAELRHRVPRRRVPA, encoded by the coding sequence GTGGAGGCATGGGCGACATACCGGACCAGTTCGGCGGCCGAGTGGACGTCGCGGCGGCTGCTGCGCGCCAAGGGCGACAGCCGGGTCAGCGTGGTCCTGCCGGCGCGTAACGAGGAGGCGACGGTCGGCGCGATCGTGTCGACCATCCGCGAGCACCTGATGGACCGGGTGGCCCTGGTCGACGAGCTGATCGTGGTCGACTCCCGGTCGACCGACCGGACCGCGCAGGTGGCCCGGGCCGCCGGCGCGGAGGTCGTCGGCCAGGACGAGATGACGCGGGGGCTGCCCCGGCTGACCGGCAAGGGCGACGCGCTGTGGGCCGGGCTGGCGGCGGCCGAGGGCGACGTGGTCGCGTTCGTCGACGCCGACCTGCACGAGTTCCGCCCGCACTTCGTCACCGGCCTGATCGGGCCGCTGCTGACCGACCCGACGGTCGACTTCGTCAAGGGGTTCTACCACCGGCCGCTGGTGGGGACGGCCAGCGTGGAGGCCGACGGGGGCGGCCGGGTCACCGAGCTGATGGCCCGCCCCCTGCTCAACCTGTTCTGGCCGGAGCTGGCCGGCTTCGTCCAGCCCCTCGCGGGCGAGTACGCCGGCCGCCGCGACGTGCTGGAGCGGGTGCCGTTCGTCTCCGGCTACGGGGTGGAGACGGCGATGCTGATCGACCTGCTCGACCTGCTCGGCCTGGACGCGTTGGCCCAGGTGGACCTGGGCGAGCGCCGGCACCGGCACCAGGACACGGCGGCGCTGGGCCGGATGTCGGCGCAGATCATGCTGACCGCCTGGTCCCGGTTGCAGCGGCGGGGCTGGGCCAACCCCGACGCCGTGCCGGCCGCCCTGCTGACCCAGTTCCGGCGGGGCGGCTCCGACGCGCTGCCGAACCTCGACCGGGAGATCGTCGTCAGCGACGTCTCGGTCGAGGAGCGCCCGCCCCTGGCGGAGCTGCGGCACCGGGTGCCCCGGCGTCGGGTGCCCGCATGA